The following coding sequences lie in one Synechococcus sp. PCC 7336 genomic window:
- the coaE gene encoding dephospho-CoA kinase (Dephospho-CoA kinase (CoaE) performs the final step in coenzyme A biosynthesis.): MRRIIGLTGGIATGKSTVAQWLADCSIPVIDADVLAREAVQPGSQIWERIAARYGPEILAESGQLNRRHLGQIVFAQPEERRWLEAQIHPYASDRLQQFLEAQPDGSTAVAVVPLLFEAGMTALVTEIWTVFCTPAQQLQRLQARNPLSREEAEARIASQWPLVEKVMRSQVAIDNSGSLEKTYLQVMEALHGAESL, encoded by the coding sequence GTGCGCAGAATTATTGGCTTGACGGGAGGCATCGCCACGGGGAAATCTACTGTGGCCCAGTGGCTAGCCGACTGCAGTATTCCGGTCATTGATGCCGATGTCCTGGCACGGGAGGCCGTGCAGCCGGGGTCGCAGATATGGGAGCGCATTGCCGCTCGCTACGGTCCCGAGATCCTGGCTGAATCGGGGCAGTTAAACCGTCGCCACTTGGGGCAGATTGTCTTTGCCCAGCCAGAGGAGCGCCGCTGGCTAGAAGCGCAAATTCACCCCTATGCGAGCGATCGCCTGCAACAGTTTCTTGAGGCACAGCCCGACGGCAGCACGGCAGTCGCGGTCGTCCCTCTGTTATTTGAAGCCGGAATGACCGCTCTCGTCACTGAAATTTGGACGGTGTTCTGTACCCCCGCCCAGCAGTTGCAGCGCTTGCAAGCGCGCAACCCCCTCTCGCGGGAAGAAGCCGAGGCTCGCATTGCCAGCCAGTGGCCCCTCGTCGAGAAAGTGATGCGCAGTCAAGTGGCGATCGATAACAGTGGTTCGCTGGAGAAAACGTACCTGCAAGTGATGGAGGCGCTGCACGGTGCGGAGAGCCTCTGA
- the accD gene encoding acetyl-CoA carboxylase, carboxyltransferase subunit beta, whose protein sequence is MSLFDWFADRRKDTPISKERQERGIADDLWRKCPSCDALTYTKDLTTNFQVCPSCGHHNRIPSPQRLAQLIELDTWKPLNDRLSSADPLEFSARQPYTDRVRASQEKTQLQDAVITGIGHLRESSDRNSIPIVLGIMDFRFMGGSMGSVVGEKVTRAIERATAEHLPLVLVSASGGARMHEGILSLMQMAKTSAALDRHRAAGQLFISVLTHPTFGGVTASFAMLGDIILAEPKALIGFAGGRVIEQTIRQKLPEDFQTAEYLLEHGLIDAIVPRTKLCRRLNQLISLHQPRPTASNGTRPSGPHDRSSSIPFTAPPSPLN, encoded by the coding sequence ATGTCGTTATTTGACTGGTTTGCAGACAGACGCAAGGACACTCCCATCAGCAAGGAGCGTCAAGAACGCGGGATTGCTGACGATCTGTGGCGTAAATGTCCTAGCTGCGATGCACTGACCTACACCAAAGACCTGACGACTAATTTTCAGGTTTGCCCTAGCTGCGGTCACCACAATCGGATTCCGTCCCCCCAACGGCTGGCTCAGTTGATCGAACTAGATACCTGGAAGCCCCTGAACGATCGCCTCAGTTCTGCCGACCCACTCGAGTTTAGCGCTCGCCAACCCTACACCGATCGGGTTCGGGCCAGTCAAGAGAAGACTCAACTGCAAGACGCCGTCATAACTGGCATCGGCCACCTGCGCGAGTCCTCTGACCGCAATAGCATCCCGATCGTCCTCGGTATTATGGATTTTCGCTTTATGGGGGGCAGCATGGGCTCGGTGGTGGGAGAAAAAGTCACCCGCGCGATCGAGCGCGCCACTGCCGAACACCTGCCGCTGGTGTTGGTTTCCGCCTCTGGGGGAGCCCGCATGCACGAAGGGATTCTCAGCTTGATGCAAATGGCGAAGACGTCAGCAGCACTCGATCGCCATCGCGCTGCCGGTCAGCTTTTTATCTCCGTCCTGACTCACCCCACTTTTGGCGGTGTCACCGCTAGCTTTGCCATGCTGGGGGACATCATCCTGGCCGAGCCTAAAGCTTTGATTGGCTTTGCTGGCGGTCGCGTGATCGAGCAAACCATCCGCCAAAAATTACCCGAGGATTTTCAAACGGCTGAATACTTGTTAGAACACGGCCTCATCGATGCGATCGTGCCCCGCACGAAGCTGTGCCGCCGTCTCAACCAACTGATTTCCCTGCACCAGCCCAGACCCACTGCCTCGAACGGTACGCGCCCGTCCGGCCCCCACGATCGCTCCTCGTCTATACCCTTTACTGCCCCCCCATCGCCACTGAACTGA
- a CDS encoding HU family DNA-binding protein: MNLQSKKRSYSHINREIHMNKGELIDAVAERANVTKKEADAVISATLDVIVQTVASEEKVTLVGFGSFEPRKRKEREGRNPKTNEKMTIPATTVPAFSAGKSFKDAVDPKKK; the protein is encoded by the coding sequence TTGAATTTACAGTCAAAAAAGCGCAGCTACTCACACATTAATCGGGAGATCCATATGAATAAGGGCGAGCTCATTGACGCGGTTGCAGAGCGGGCAAACGTGACTAAGAAGGAGGCCGATGCCGTCATTTCTGCCACCTTAGATGTGATTGTTCAAACGGTAGCCAGTGAAGAGAAGGTCACATTGGTGGGGTTTGGGTCTTTCGAGCCGCGCAAGCGCAAAGAACGGGAAGGTCGCAATCCAAAAACCAACGAGAAAATGACAATCCCGGCTACGACCGTGCCTGCTTTCTCTGCCGGTAAATCCTTTAAAGATGCGGTCGATCCCAAGAAAAAATAG